Proteins encoded by one window of Clostridium perfringens:
- a CDS encoding class I SAM-dependent methyltransferase — protein sequence MDDLIKAIDKITEEEIIKLVISNKLNKDTEYKKIVFQLKEKNKKDFYQIEKYTEKQVFHENIEKKELKEKVEELFISKYKQLNAFSKESSFDLKVSKKGKVFLGIKKNNEVLKVLKKEHNRKKNYILEEGMIIEPLIDLGVFTKEGKVINSKYDKYKQINRFIEIIDDEIKKIDQKELTILDFGCGKSYLTFILYYYFVEIKKIKVNMIGLDLKADVIKKCNEIAKKYNYENLHFELGDINGFKYNNKVDMVITLHACDTATDYALYNAIKWNSKMIFSVPCCQHEFNSQIESEKFSILTNYGIIKERISALMTDSVRANLLECAGYKTQLLEFIDIAHSPKNILIRATKGNVSKAKKEKSLNEVNNLMDEFNLSPTLYKLLKDDNLI from the coding sequence ATGGATGATTTAATAAAAGCAATTGATAAGATTACAGAAGAGGAAATCATAAAACTAGTAATTAGTAATAAATTAAATAAGGATACTGAATATAAAAAAATAGTATTTCAGCTTAAAGAAAAAAATAAAAAGGATTTTTATCAAATAGAGAAATATACTGAAAAACAAGTTTTTCATGAAAATATAGAAAAAAAAGAACTTAAAGAGAAGGTAGAAGAATTATTTATTTCTAAATACAAGCAATTAAATGCTTTTTCTAAGGAAAGTTCTTTCGATCTTAAGGTTTCTAAAAAGGGAAAGGTATTTTTAGGAATTAAGAAAAATAATGAGGTTTTAAAAGTTTTAAAGAAGGAACATAATAGAAAGAAAAACTACATATTAGAAGAGGGAATGATTATAGAGCCTCTTATAGACTTAGGAGTTTTTACTAAAGAAGGAAAGGTTATAAACTCTAAATATGATAAATACAAGCAAATAAATAGATTTATAGAAATAATAGATGATGAAATAAAAAAGATAGATCAAAAAGAGCTTACAATATTAGATTTTGGATGTGGTAAATCATATTTAACATTTATATTATATTATTATTTTGTTGAAATCAAAAAGATAAAAGTTAATATGATAGGATTAGATTTAAAGGCTGATGTTATAAAAAAATGTAATGAAATAGCTAAAAAATATAATTATGAAAATTTACATTTTGAGCTTGGAGATATAAATGGATTTAAATATAATAATAAAGTAGATATGGTAATAACATTACATGCTTGTGATACAGCAACAGATTATGCTTTATATAATGCAATAAAGTGGAATAGTAAAATGATATTCTCAGTTCCATGTTGTCAACATGAATTTAATAGTCAAATAGAAAGTGAAAAGTTTTCTATACTTACTAACTATGGAATAATTAAAGAAAGAATATCAGCACTTATGACTGATTCAGTTAGAGCTAATCTTTTAGAGTGTGCAGGATATAAAACTCAGCTTTTAGAATTTATAGATATAGCACATTCACCTAAAAATATATTAATAAGAGCAACTAAAGGAAATGTTTCTAAGGCTAAGAAAGAAAAGTCTTTAAATGAGGTTAATAATCTTATGGATGAGTTTAATTTAAGCCCAACATTATATAAGCTTTTAAAAGATGATAACTTAATATAA
- a CDS encoding rhodanese-like domain-containing protein, which yields MSLLKKLTLGLMAVSTTVTFMACSGNKSNETNTSIKSLSTKEVQENLKDNSWIAVDTRLSDSYNGWILYDEARGGHIPNAEDFSANWIKVDAKDKENKLDEALKTKGITTDKNIILYDANGEDSKVVADYLSKKGYKNLYSYDIKEWASDKDLPLEKYEDYSLIVPAKILKEVIDGNKPETFENAKNIKVLEASWGDENQTYGKGHVPTSVHINTDTIEPPPTWMLADDKTLTQFASDYGINKDDTIILTGAEQMAAYRLASVLKYMGVKDVRVLNGGDGAWTSAGYELETKVNPKTPGVDFGATIPADPEVITTIPDLKEDLKKSDFTLVDNRTWDEYIGKISGYSYHDKKGRIEGAVFGYAGVNGPTSLEYYRNVDNTMRNGYEIEKMWEDQGINLKNHLAFMCGSGWRAAEVYTYANVMGLKNTSIYSDGWIGWSNGGNPSITGEPTK from the coding sequence ATGAGTTTATTAAAAAAATTAACTTTAGGTTTAATGGCAGTATCTACAACTGTAACTTTTATGGCCTGTTCTGGAAATAAAAGTAATGAAACAAATACTTCTATTAAATCTTTAAGCACAAAAGAAGTACAAGAAAATTTAAAAGATAATTCTTGGATAGCTGTTGATACACGTTTAAGTGATTCATATAATGGGTGGATATTATATGATGAAGCTAGGGGAGGACACATTCCAAATGCAGAGGACTTTTCTGCAAACTGGATAAAGGTTGATGCTAAGGATAAAGAAAATAAATTAGATGAAGCCTTAAAAACTAAAGGGATAACTACAGATAAGAACATAATATTATATGATGCTAATGGAGAAGATTCAAAGGTAGTTGCTGACTATCTTTCAAAAAAAGGATATAAAAATCTTTATTCATATGATATTAAAGAGTGGGCTAGTGATAAAGATCTTCCTTTAGAGAAATATGAAGACTATAGTTTAATAGTTCCTGCTAAAATATTAAAGGAAGTTATTGATGGAAATAAACCAGAAACTTTTGAAAATGCTAAAAACATAAAAGTACTTGAGGCAAGCTGGGGAGATGAAAATCAAACATATGGAAAGGGACACGTTCCTACAAGTGTACATATAAATACAGACACTATAGAACCACCTCCAACTTGGATGCTTGCAGATGATAAGACATTAACTCAATTTGCTTCAGACTATGGAATTAATAAAGATGATACAATAATACTTACAGGTGCTGAGCAAATGGCAGCTTATCGTTTAGCTAGTGTTTTAAAATACATGGGTGTTAAAGATGTAAGAGTATTAAATGGAGGCGATGGAGCTTGGACTAGTGCTGGATATGAATTAGAAACTAAGGTTAATCCTAAAACTCCAGGAGTAGATTTTGGTGCTACTATACCAGCAGATCCTGAAGTAATTACTACTATACCAGATCTTAAAGAAGACCTTAAAAAATCTGACTTTACTTTAGTTGATAACCGTACTTGGGATGAATATATAGGTAAAATATCAGGATATAGCTATCATGATAAAAAAGGCCGTATAGAAGGTGCTGTTTTTGGATACGCAGGAGTAAATGGTCCAACATCTTTAGAGTATTATAGAAATGTAGATAATACAATGAGAAATGGATATGAAATAGAAAAAATGTGGGAAGATCAAGGAATAAACTTAAAAAATCATCTTGCATTTATGTGTGGTAGTGGATGGCGTGCAGCTGAGGTTTACACTTATGCTAATGTAATGGGACTAAAAAATACATCTATATACAGTGATGGATGGATTGGTTGGAGTAATGGTGGAAATCCATCAATTACTGGAGAGCCTACAAAATAG
- a CDS encoding SAM-dependent methyltransferase → MEINKNIVKSIAEHLSDRPFDLEYWDGEIIKYGEGEPEFKLIIKNFPSKKELLSDPSVALGEAYMKGDIDIEGDLQKFFESIIRNKDSFMNKNTVFRLASKIKAPSLIKSKKDIAHHYDIGNDFYSLWLDKTMSYSCGYFKNPTDTLYDAQMNKIHHILKKLNLKEGQHLLDIGCGWGYLIIEAAKLYKVKALGITLSEEQFKKAKERIKQEGLEDLVDVQLMDYRNLEKSNLEFDRIVSVGMAEHVGHANLPLFFKNVDSVLKESGLFLLHNITNLVETEGNKWITTYIFPGGYLPTLREELNIAADINFRTLDVESLRLHYMKTLEEWCKNFMNHLDEERDMFDDEFLRMWHLYLATCAAAFHYWDIDIHQILFSKGINNTLPMTRKYLYED, encoded by the coding sequence ATGGAAATTAACAAAAATATAGTCAAATCAATAGCTGAACATCTTTCAGATAGACCTTTTGACTTAGAATATTGGGATGGTGAAATAATTAAGTATGGTGAAGGAGAACCTGAATTCAAGCTTATTATAAAAAATTTCCCAAGTAAAAAAGAACTTTTATCAGATCCTAGTGTAGCTTTAGGTGAAGCCTACATGAAAGGTGATATTGATATAGAAGGAGATCTTCAAAAATTCTTTGAAAGTATTATTCGTAACAAAGATAGCTTTATGAACAAAAATACAGTATTTAGACTTGCTTCTAAAATAAAAGCTCCATCTTTAATAAAATCAAAAAAAGATATAGCACATCACTATGATATAGGTAATGATTTTTATAGTTTATGGTTAGATAAAACAATGAGTTATTCATGTGGATATTTTAAAAATCCAACAGATACACTTTATGATGCCCAGATGAATAAAATACATCACATATTAAAGAAACTTAATTTAAAAGAAGGTCAACATTTATTAGATATAGGTTGTGGTTGGGGTTACTTAATAATAGAAGCTGCTAAACTTTATAAGGTAAAAGCTTTAGGTATAACTCTTAGTGAAGAACAATTTAAGAAAGCTAAAGAAAGAATAAAACAAGAAGGACTTGAAGATTTAGTTGATGTTCAATTAATGGATTATAGAAACTTAGAAAAATCCAACTTAGAGTTTGATAGAATTGTTAGTGTTGGTATGGCAGAACATGTTGGTCACGCTAACTTACCTTTATTCTTCAAAAATGTTGATTCTGTATTAAAAGAAAGTGGATTATTCCTATTACATAACATAACTAACCTTGTAGAGACAGAAGGAAACAAATGGATCACAACATACATATTCCCAGGTGGATACCTTCCAACATTAAGAGAAGAGCTTAATATTGCAGCAGATATTAACTTCCGTACATTAGATGTAGAAAGTTTAAGACTTCATTATATGAAAACATTAGAAGAATGGTGTAAAAACTTCATGAATCATTTAGATGAAGAAAGAGATATGTTTGATGATGAATTCTTAAGAATGTGGCATTTATATCTTGCTACTTGTGCAGCTGCATTCCACTATTGGGATATTGACATACATCAAATTCTATTCTCAAAAGGAATAAACAACACTCTTCCTATGACAAGAAAATATTTATATGAAGACTAA
- a CDS encoding PIN domain-containing protein produces the protein MGNYILDTNVIIKLWNKEEFNDILQENEIIIIDEILKELAKKERMLFNGELIMSERFMKLIPYRIELDNIMAENFIKEINFDHIKGEFYYYNGKKISKNDLLLIVALKEKCEFSLVTEDFNLSYIAKELLGENRVLNIKDILM, from the coding sequence TTGGGGAATTATATACTAGACACTAATGTTATTATAAAACTTTGGAATAAAGAAGAATTTAATGATATTTTACAGGAAAATGAAATTATAATTATAGATGAAATACTTAAGGAACTAGCAAAAAAAGAAAGAATGTTATTTAATGGTGAATTAATAATGTCAGAGCGTTTTATGAAGTTAATTCCTTATAGAATTGAATTAGATAATATAATGGCAGAAAATTTTATTAAAGAGATAAATTTTGATCATATAAAAGGTGAATTTTATTATTATAATGGAAAAAAGATAAGCAAAAATGACTTGTTACTTATAGTAGCTTTGAAAGAAAAATGTGAATTTTCTTTGGTTACAGAGGATTTTAATTTAAGTTATATTGCTAAAGAGTTATTAGGAGAAAATAGAGTTCTAAATATAAAAGATATTCTAATGTAA
- a CDS encoding thioredoxin domain-containing protein, with the protein MRKITKIVFIFILLLNLVGCIEGNYLRDTSKGSIVEIKLDNAITIAEKEESIILFTQSTCKDCINLKKILIPYLENHKVSIHEVVLDNEGTSKEEIQNNRKKINKVFPEFDSTPSMYYVKNGKIIDEIFEVKSEEELDQWVIKNKLDAK; encoded by the coding sequence ATGAGAAAAATAACAAAGATAGTATTTATATTTATACTATTACTCAATTTAGTTGGTTGTATAGAAGGAAATTATCTTAGAGATACTTCTAAAGGGAGTATAGTAGAGATTAAATTAGATAATGCTATTACAATTGCTGAAAAAGAAGAATCTATTATACTTTTTACTCAGTCAACTTGTAAAGATTGTATAAATTTAAAGAAGATATTAATTCCTTATTTAGAAAATCACAAAGTAAGTATTCATGAAGTTGTTTTGGATAATGAAGGAACATCTAAAGAGGAAATTCAAAATAATAGAAAGAAAATAAATAAGGTTTTTCCAGAATTTGATTCTACCCCTTCAATGTATTATGTGAAAAATGGAAAAATAATTGATGAAATTTTTGAAGTAAAAAGTGAAGAAGAGTTAGATCAATGGGTTATAAAAAATAAGCTTGATGCTAAATAA
- a CDS encoding 5'-methylthioadenosine/adenosylhomocysteine nucleosidase, which yields MNILKKTTSVLLAILITSFSLIACESKKNVEASKEENTIGIIGAMNEELEVLLKDMKNQKEVKRNDLTFYDGDLWGQHVVAVVSGVGKVNAASCTQILASEFNVKSLINIGVAGGVSKDIYPGDIVIGDTYVQHDVDASVFGDKIGQIPRMDVYDFKADEKLLNLAKEAAKNVPEVKTYVGRIVSGDQFIADSNKVKVLDKEFNAKAVEMESAAIAQVAYLNKIPFVIIRSISDNANNGAHMDYKEFIPVGVKNSTSILKSMFENM from the coding sequence TTGAATATATTAAAAAAGACAACAAGTGTATTATTAGCTATATTAATTACAAGTTTTAGCTTAATTGCATGTGAAAGCAAGAAAAATGTAGAAGCATCTAAGGAAGAAAATACTATAGGAATCATAGGTGCTATGAATGAAGAACTAGAAGTACTTCTTAAGGATATGAAAAATCAAAAGGAAGTAAAAAGAAATGATTTAACTTTTTATGATGGAGACTTATGGGGGCAACATGTTGTAGCTGTTGTATCAGGAGTAGGAAAAGTTAATGCAGCTTCATGTACTCAAATATTAGCAAGTGAATTTAATGTTAAATCTTTAATAAATATAGGGGTTGCTGGAGGAGTATCTAAAGATATATATCCAGGAGATATAGTTATAGGTGATACATATGTACAACACGATGTAGATGCATCTGTTTTTGGAGATAAAATCGGACAAATACCTAGAATGGATGTTTATGATTTTAAAGCTGATGAGAAATTATTAAACTTAGCAAAAGAGGCTGCAAAAAATGTTCCAGAGGTTAAAACTTATGTAGGAAGAATAGTATCTGGAGACCAATTTATTGCAGATAGTAATAAAGTTAAAGTATTAGATAAAGAGTTTAATGCTAAGGCAGTTGAAATGGAAAGTGCAGCTATAGCTCAAGTTGCATATCTTAATAAAATTCCATTTGTAATAATACGTTCAATATCAGATAATGCTAATAATGGGGCTCACATGGATTATAAAGAATTTATACCTGTGGGAGTTAAAAATTCAACATCAATACTAAAATCAATGTTTGAAAATATGTAA